The following proteins are co-located in the Hevea brasiliensis isolate MT/VB/25A 57/8 chromosome 11, ASM3005281v1, whole genome shotgun sequence genome:
- the LOC110671336 gene encoding transcription factor GTE1, with product MEPIIRFNLDMGNVGPSNTEANVSELEGFSRCIDELFSKVNELEQGVNVVEQFSMTADNKQHNTDKCSSIMNDKIREKYLANIEEQEQHVPQREVAGGKRTQLMHQFAGIFHQITQHKWAWPFMQPVDVVGLGLHDYYEVIEKPMDFGTIKNKMEAKDGTGYKNVREIYADVRLVFKNAMKYNDKRDDVHVMARTLLEKFEEKWLQLLPKVVEEERRQEKDKVVVEAGTKLAQEVLHANMARDLSNELCEVDTQLDKLRKMVVQNCRKMSVEEKKKLVTALNQLSPEDLTRALDIVAADNPSFQATAEEVELDMDAQSELTLWRLRVFVKDALKVMGSKSLGMNGNNNNGDENKDININNKKSKNAVTTATTYTNNKRRREICDVITRTSTKKTRRISLIL from the exons ATGGAACCCATAATCAGATTCAATCTGGACATGGGAAATGTGGGACCTAGCAACACTGAAGCAAATGTCTCAGAATTGGAAGGTTTTAGCCGTTGCATTGATGAATTGTTCTCAAAAGTTAATGAG CTTGAGCAAGGGGTAAATGTAGTTGAACAATTCTCCATGACTGCAGATAACAAACAACACAACACTGATAAATGTAGCTCAATTATGAACGATAAAATCAGGGAAAAATATTTAGCCAACATTGAGGAGCAAGAGCAACATGTACCTCAGAGGGAAGTTGCTGGTGGAAAGAGAACGCAACTTATGCATCAGTTTGCAGGAATATTTCATCAG ATCACGCAGCATAAGTGGGCATGGCCTTTCATGCAGCCAGTAGATGTTGTGGGTCTTGGTTTGCACGACTATTATGAG GTTATTGAAAAGCCAATGGACTTCGGTACAATAAAAAATAAGATGGAGGCTAAGGATGGCACTGGGTACAAGAATGTCCGGGAAATATATGCTGATGTTAGGCTGGTTTTTAAGAATGCAATGAAATACAATGATAAAAGAGATGATGTTCATGTAATGGCCAGAACTTTGTTGGAGAAGTTTGAAGAAAAATGGCTGCAACTTTTGCCTAAAGTTGTTGAGGAG GAAAGAAGACAAGAAAAGGACAAAGTAGTGGTGGAGGCCGGCACTAAACTAGCTCAGGAGGTTTTACATGCTAACATGGCTAGGGATTTAAGCAACGAG CTTTGTGAAGTTGATACACAACTGGACAAACTCAGAAAAATGGTAGTTCAGAATTGCAG AAAAATGTCTGTTGAAGAGAAAAAGAAATTGGTGACAGCTCTCAATCAATTATCTCCTGAAGATCTGACTAGGGCACTGGATATAGTTGCTGCTGATAATCCAAGCTTCCAAGCAACAGCTGAAGAGGTGGAACTTGACATGGATGCTCAG AGTGAATTGACACTTTGGAGGCTCAGGGTTTTCGTTAAAGATGCTTTAAAAGTTATGGGAAGTAAGTCCCTGGGCATGAATGGGAACAATAACAATGGTGATGAAAACAAGGATATCAACATCAATAACAAGAAGAGCAAGAACGCCGTCACCACTGCCACCACGTACACCAACAACAAACGAAGAAGAGAGATTTGTGATGTTATTACCAGAACATCTACTAAGAAGACTAGGAGGATCTCCCTCATTTTATGA